A region of the Panicum virgatum strain AP13 unplaced genomic scaffold, P.virgatum_v5 scaffold_4960, whole genome shotgun sequence genome:
CGAcggaggaggagatggtgaTCACCACTCGCGCTGGACACGTCAGGGAGGGCGCTTCCCTGCCGGCTGCTGAGGACGATGTGCCTGATCGCGTTAACTGGACGGCCCAAGGGAAGGTCACCGGGATCAAGTATCAGGGAAAAACGTGTGGTGAGTTAGGAGGCATTTAATTTGTTGCAAGATCCGAGTGTTTGGCACCATATTTTAGCACTATAAACCAAGTGAATAAATATCCAAATTTCTTATATACTCTAACTAGCTTTAAGTGAATAATATACTCTAGCTAGCTTCTACATGCAATGGTGTGTTGCAGGGTCTTGCTGGGCTTTTGCTGCGGTGGCAACGATCGAAAGCGCGTACGCAATAGCAAAGGAAGTGGAGCCGCCGGTCTTGTCCGAGCAGGAGCTCATCGACTGCGACGACTACGACTCCGGCTGCCTCGGCGGCTGGCCGGAGCGCGCCTTCAGGTGGCTCAAAAGGCACGGGGGACTCGCCTCAGCCTCCCAGTACCCGCCTTACGACTCGAAGAAGCACGCCTGCCGGAAGGAGAAGCGCCTACCACACGCTGTCAGCCTCAGGGACTACAAGTATGTCAGCAAGGGGAGCGAGGAGGAGCTCATGAAGGCCGTCGCCGGGCAGCCAGTCGCTGTCGGGTTCAACTCGGACGACGAGTGCTTCCGCTTCTACAAGTCCGGCGTGTACAACGGCATGTGCGTCAGGGATGGAGTTTTCGTCGGCCCGTGCTCCAACGACTGGATCAACCACGACCTGGCCATCGTCGGGTATGTCGGCAAGGGGAATGACCAGGACAAGTACTGGATCGCcaagaactcctggggcgaggATTGGGGACTGAGAGGCTACGTCTGGCTCAAGAAGGATGTGGCTGACTCCAAAGGCATCTGCGGCATTGTTGCGACTAAGCCGAGTTACCCAGTCGTGTCGTCATAATTATATGTGAAACAGTTCCATGCGGCCTTCATATACAACCACACCaacacacgcacgcacgcgcgcgcgttTCCACGTCTTTTCGCGTGTATATTTGAATGACTTGTGACTTGCAATGTGCGGTCGTGTGGTTGCAATTCAGCACATATTTTGTCATTTGTGTCTCTCACATTTAAACCGTTGTACGCTGATTAAACGCTAATCAATGCCTAGTTAATTCTCTGTTACCTAGTTAATTGTCATAATCATTCTGAATGAGTTTTAATATCGTTTAAAAGAGATGATGGCTCCTTTAGGGCAGCCGCGTCTATATAAGTGGACTGAAAGCATTTAGGTGACATACTCTCAATTTCTTtgccttcttccaccactcGCTGTGCTGTGTCACTAAACTGCTGGATCTTGCGGGCCCTTCCCTTGGAGTGCACTGAGCAGGAGGGCGAGCGGTATCTCCGAGCCCTTGCCGTTGTGAAGCCTGCACGAGGGACGGTAATAAGGTTTCGGGGCAGCGCATGTGCGCGACCGCTCGAAGCTGTTCATCTTCCTTCTGCACTGCCTCATCTTCGATTTGccattgaaattttttggagTGAGAGTGACAATCGAATTTGGGTTTgactttgaaattttttctatagCCAATGGACAATATAAATTGTTTCATATAAACTTTTAGTAATTTATTGGAACCGATTGATAATTTTAATGTAACAAGAGCAATTACAGAATTAATATATAATTTGAATTTGACTTGAAACGCAtgaaataataattttttttgcatagaaTCATCAAACATGAACACTTTGACAAGGTAAAAATTATGACAAAGTTATGCAAACATAAAATAGTGGAACAAATTGAATAGTAAAAAAATTGAAGGTAAAAATAATAATTTCAAACAGACTTTGCCGTGTGGCAGCTgaaggacacacggcaaagcatgtCTTTGCTGTGTTCCAGATCATGGCACACGTCAAATGACCAGGCTTTGTCATGTGCCCTACATCTGGTACATGACAAagttaaattcaaatttcgtAAATTACCTAGGATGGGGAAacgcccaaaatgaaagttatagatctcgaaaagttatgaaactttgtagttacaactttttgatttgaattcgTTTAGGATCTCAAACAAGCAATTTATACTCAGTTTAGTATAATATGTGGGGAAAGAAAATGTAGTATAAACACAAGTGAGTGTGTGGTGCAGTGGTAGAGAAGATTACAAGTGAGAGGGAGGTCGTGGGTTCGAATTCCGTTGGCTGTGTAGTGCGTGAAAAATGCCGCAACTTGCAACTTTGGCGGAGCGGGTGTGTGGCTGGCCAGTGGGGTCCTCCCCCGATTAAATCTTTTTTGTTTCCTATTTTTAAAATCAGTTTTCTGAAAAACTCtttgcctttgccgtgtgcacaaCAAAGGAACTCTTTGCCGATGCCTGTTTGCCGTGTATCTTTTGCCGTAtgcaacacacggcaaacactacTGCATAAAAGGTTTATAGGGGTGGGTGAAATggcatttttaggggtggacgTCGCACCCGTCCCTGCTTTTCGCTGCTAAAAATAGTAATTTGAAGGGGCGGTTGCattacccgcccctaaaaatgtatttccaggggcgggtcagCCCATCACCCATCCCTAGAAATTGATTTCGAGGGGCGGATCACCCTATCACCCGTCCCTAGAAATTGATTTCTAGGGACGGTTCACCCAATCACCTGCCCCTAGTAattgattaaaaaaataaaaaaagttgtGCCGGCCGTCCAGGCTACCCACCGCCGCGCGTCTGGGCGTCcaggtcaccgccaccgccgtgcgACCAGGGCCCTGCCGCgaatccacgccgccgccgcctggccccgcGCCGGCGCTTCCTCTGCCGCGCGCCGGCTGGCCCCTGCTGGCCGttgcccgcgcgccgcggccccAGCCCCGGCCCGTGCCTGGCCGAGGGCCCACATCGCGCCGCTACCCCCGCCACCATGGCTCCGGGCCGAGGGTCCATGCGCGCAGCCGCTCCCGCAGCCCCGAGCCGCCGGGCGTGCGGTCCTGCCCCACCGTGCTGCGGCCTCCATGGACATGTGGGGCCAGGCCTGGCCGCAGCGTGGctgcccacgccgccggccgcaggtAGCCCGTGCCTAGCCGGCGCACACCCCCGTGCACGCCGGCCCCCGTGCCTACCCCCGCCGGCCACTGGCCGCCGCGCCCGTCCCCGCCTGCCGCCTGCCGCAGCACCGCTGCGTTGCcgaaacagctccaccatgtcGAGCCAGCGCTGGATGCTTCAGCGCTCGAAGGTGTGGTTGGAGGGATGCAAAtctggagaggagagagaaagggtgGAGATAGGAGATGGAGGGTGGGTTGCTCTGAATCGAAGGAGGAGATAAGAACGGAGGGGAGGCGGCAGGGTGGGGGCAGTGTGGGGCCATCGATCCGTGCCTGAACTGTCCAGCCAATTGCATTCCAGTGTTGCCCAGCACACGAATTGCCATCCAATTGCTGCAACAGATCCCgttgtttgtaggggcgggtcacccgcccctaaaaatgacatatttttaggggcaggtgatgCACCctaccgcccctacaaataatttttcaatttattctaaaaaattatttaatttaCTAAAAATAGCAAAGCACTTAAAacaaatgtgaaatttttactgGAGGCTTATTGCGAcctttatatttttcactttttATCTGAAAATTCATTTAATTGTTTACATGTAgcgaaacaaattaaaaaaatatgaaacttctATACTATGGTTATTATGAacaatagaaacaaaaaaaatatgccaagtatatttcagtgtatataaaATTTAAGTATATTTCAGTTATATGAGATACGatatagttatagctattagagaacatataataattttttagaCCATTAGATGATCTTAAATGAAACAGTTATCAACAACAAAGTTTTAGATCCCGTGATTCTCTACAATTTTattataaagtttgacttcatccgatatcatatgaaaaagttatgaatttttttgtgtggaaccatttgtaggggcgggccatgccataacccgcctctaaaaatatatttgtaggaacgggtgaggccatgacccgtccctaaaaatgccACTATTTTTAGGGGTTGTTCATGGCGTcatccgcccctagaaatgctctttttagaggcgggtgacGCTATGAACCTCCCCTGGAAATGACactcatttttaggggcgggtgaggggtgACCACCCCCTAAAAATGTTTTTCTAGGGGCGGGacggatgctacagtaatcacgCTCCATTTGTAGCAATGGG
Encoded here:
- the LOC120694323 gene encoding ervatamin-B-like, with product MPLSSSSPCLALLALLLALTGVASSRSRAVGGGATTDGAAVPQGDDELLMMERFHGWMAEHGRSYAAAEEKRRRFEIYRRNVEFIEAANRDGRLTYTLGENKFTDLTHEEFLATYTSRARRPDPTTEEEMVITTRAGHVREGASLPAAEDDVPDRVNWTAQGKVTGIKYQGKTCGSCWAFAAVATIESAYAIAKEVEPPVLSEQELIDCDDYDSGCLGGWPERAFRWLKRHGGLASASQYPPYDSKKHACRKEKRLPHAVSLRDYKYVSKGSEEELMKAVAGQPVAVGFNSDDECFRFYKSGVYNGMCVRDGVFVGPCSNDWINHDLAIVGYVGKGNDQDKYWIAKNSWGEDWGLRGYVWLKKDVADSKGICGIVATKPSYPVVSS